A region of the Yarrowia lipolytica chromosome 1C, complete sequence genome:
gagtacaatacttgtacaaggaGATTAAATTTTCTCCATGCCCTGCTCAACTCGATGATTCACAGCAACAAACCGTGCATGCTGCAGGTGTAGACAATCACCTGTAGCTGCCGTACAGTAGTTGCTGGGATGTATTGGGGCTTGATGGCCGTGTGGGACGCGAAAACGTACCGATTTGCCCTGTTGTGAAAGTGGTGAAGGTCTCCATTTCCGTCAAGCCACAACAGTTTCGATACATATTTGGTGCATCCAGAAGGCCATCTTTTTTCGTATCGTATGCACTCAAGCCATGTCTCAAGACTGAGTTAGACGAGAGCTGCTGCATTCTTCGACCACCATGAGCCCTCACCAAACCTCACCGACATAGGCCCATTCACCCCATTAACCCATTCGAAGAGGGGAAATACGAGTGAACAAGACAATGGCCTGTTTTGGACTGCTTGTGACGTCATTGAACCGCTGATGGGACTAAGCTCGTTTTTAGTGTCCAAAAAGCCCCTATATTAGAACGAATAAGCCTTTTGATTAGCGTCTAACTCGATTCTTGGAAATGCCAATGTGTCGGGTTCCTAGATATCGGTCTCAAAGATGCCTTTCATCCAGCTGTCCAGTGTTTCTATCCCACTTTTCCACCATGTTATTGTGTTTATTAAAATACACCACCTATTGGCTAGCGTTGTCCTGTCCCTACGTGCAGCACTGTGACGTCACCCCACGGGGTTTTCTCGGCCTGCAAGAACACACATGGGCCCCGAAATCGGCCGAGAAATAACACCCACCATTTTCCGTTTAATGAAACCCAACAGgtctcatctccaccaccgtTTGTGGTCTTGTCTTGTGCTGTCTTCCACCAGTTTAAAAATAGTTCGCTCAAAGCCTGGACGGTCAAATACGCCCTTTGCCCAGGATACAGGGGTGTGAAACCATTAATTAAACACGAGTATCGTGATATAATGAGACAATTGAACACGACAAGATAAATTACCACACGTCCAAGTCCattgtttctttttctctggTCAAGGAAGCCTTCGTTCTGGACGTACAGtttggaagaagaggacgaATATTTGCACATCCCAGTCACAAGGTGAAGACTTCTGTGGAGTGTACATACGGAATGCAAAGAGGTTTAGTTTCATCTCACTGGGCTCAACAGATTCAGTATCTGCATATTCCGATCTTCTACAATGCAGACACCAACAAATTGGGGTTGCCCTCTAAAACCTTTGTAGCTTTTGAGCGACAGCATCCGTTGTCTTCCTCGCAATTCCTTCTTTCGTGACTTCATGATATTAATAAATACTTGCACCCactacttcttcttgttcttcttcttcatcaccagGGTACCCTCCTTGACATCCTCGTCTGCATCCTTCAACTTATCTCTGGCCTCAAGGAAAAACATGACATCTCGTAGCTGTtcctccagatccttgatctgagcctccttggccatcttATCAGTCTGTAGCTTCTTCACCTTGGCCATCATGGCGCCCGAAATGGCCTTTTCATCTTGAAGAGACTGTCGAAATGTCTTACTCAACTGGCTCAGTTTCTCACTATCAGACTGACACTTGGCGAGCTCCTTTCTGAGTCGTTCGTTCTCGGACATCAACGAGtcgtccagcttggccacctcctttttggcctcgagctccttcttgacccTCTCTTTTTCCCTATGCACTTCCAGtctcatctcctccacttTTTTTGCCGAGTCTGCAAACAGAGCCTCGTAGTACTCCCGCTGAGAATCCAGCTGTGACGTCAACAAAGCCGTGTACTCCAGAGCCAACTGTTCCACGTCTCCACTTTTTTTGCCGTCGTCAGAGTACACGAActtgctgttgctggagctACTGGACTCgtccaactccaccagcttgcCCACATCGCTCTGAATCAACCGATGAACATAACCATCACTCACATAGTCCCAAACTCGTTGCGTGGACATTTCCATGGCGTACCCGTGTCCTGTTTGGTCAAAATGAGAATGAGCATGGCCCAGAGCATACCGCCCACATCCAATGTTGCCACAAATCAAACAAATCCACGTGTTTTCTGTTCCCCCACAAGTCGTACATGCccctggaggagcagcagagtTGCCCACACTGCTCTTTCTGCCACTGTATCGACAAACAGGACAATTTCCACCAGCCCACTTGCTCAAACAGTGACAGTGGAACGTGTGTTCGCACAAGATGGTTGCCAAACCGGTGATATCACTGTCCATACGCTCCAGGCAGACAGGACAAGTAGGCAGCTCTCGCAAATCAGGAGTAGGAGGAGGTAGCGGTTTACCTTTGCTGAATCCATTGGTGAAAGGATCCAACAATAGGTACGGGAAGTTGTCTGCCCCAACTACGCTTGTATTATTACTAACTTCGCCTCCCACGCTGATATCATGGATAAACACACATAGACAAGTCTCAGGATCCATGCTATTAAACACCTTGCCAGAGTACTTGTCAACAAAGTCCTGGGCGCGTTCAACCATACGGAACTTGAGAAGTACCATGTTTCGGTTCACTTCTCGACTCGATTTGATGACTCTGATATGTGAAATGTCCTTCTCACAAGAATGCAAGCTGATGAACCCCAGAAAGTCGGATGCAGTCATATAGCTGGGGACTGCCAGAATAGCCACAATCAGAGAGGGCACCGGAGACACCTCTTCGACCTCAGTCGAGCTGGATGCATTGTTGTTGCCTCCTCGAAACAGCCGAACCACACCTTTGCCGAAATACTCGCCCTTGACAGCGTCCATGCTTTTGCCCGTGTCGTTGTCGAAGCCGGAGATGGTCACACTACTAACTCGCCAGTCGCTGAAACTGGAACGGGGGTCGAAATCGAGTTCTAGAGTGTACATTGTTAGCGTATCATGGAATTGTGGGAAGGTGTATGGtgtagggttagggttgtATTGATGCGGGAGGGGAGGCCGGAGGGAGAAGGCTGTGAAATCGAAATTACGGCGTCGAATTCATCAAGAGAGGGTCTTAACCTGTTATTGATACCACCTTCTATGGATTTTATCAAAAAAAGCAGTCCTTGGTTTGAATGCAACTAttgttatttttttttttttcgcaTATAccattcatttaattataactttgcccGTGAAAGAaaataacctttgaaatgaatgtacgcttacacgaatatGATGGGTTTCTCTACATGAAGCTATTGAGAAGTCCCCAACTAATTTCTAAAGTTAGTTGGTAATGCCAACTAAATACTGAACAATGGGCAGTCTCGAGGCGCGCCATTTTACATCACTAATGTTCATTATTCCGCCCCAGGTCTATTGTTTGCGTTCTATTTACATCTATATAATGTCTATGTACAAGTTTTAAGCCCATCTAGAGGAGCTCTGGAGCTTGTCACCCCACTTGATAAGGACAAGGGGAATCAGACCCATGAGGACTCCAATACATCCAACCAGAGTAGTTCCCCATCCCACGGGGAACTTGGAAGGTCCCAGAGTGGTGAACATCTGGTGGGCGAAGAGAGGAAAACCTCCAGCCACAAAGGCTCGGAACAGACCGTTACCTGCGAAGACAGATGCAATGTACTTGGGGTAGGAGCCCGAGAGGTAGTTGAACACGGTCTGGAAAATGAAGAGCATACCGATGATGCAAAGTCCTGATGCAATAATGGGGACAATCCAATGAATGGATTTGTGAGCGGTCCATgcgaagaagaagagagatgCAGGGAAGATGGTGGAGCCAATTAGACAAAGCTTCATGAACATGGACACTGGAGGGAAGTTTCCCTTGAGAACAGGACGAGTGAACTTGTTGTAAATGATTGGCAAGTACATCGCCACTCCTACAAAGCCTCCAACAATGAGGCCGAGGTAAGCAAGACCAGACTCAATGGTGTTGAAGCGATGTGTTTCGGTGAAGACAATGGGGAAGGCCTCGAACCAACTGTAGAGAGTGGAGTAGAGCAGTGCAATGTAGAGGCCCAGAGCAAAGACAACGGGTTCTGTGAAGGTGATGAGAATTGGCCTGAGTAGAATGTCATAGGCCACAGTTGACAATTTCTTGCTGGCCCATTCCTGCCGAGCGGCAGTAGTGTACTTCTTTCCTGTCAACTTGTGCAGTCGTCGGGCTCGTCGGTGCAGAATGTTTCCTTCTGACGTCTCtggaaagaaaaagaagagcaCTACAAGGCAGAGACCGGAGATCATGGCCAGGACCCAGAAAGTCCACTTCCAGCCCTTGACCTGAGCAAACACACCTCCCAGAACTGGTCCAAACACGGGTCCACAGATGGACGAGATGGCCCACAAGGCCAGAGCAAAGGGAATGTACGCAATCTCGTACATGTCTCCAAAGGTGGCACCAGAAGTAGCCAGAGCTGGTGACGAAAAGATACCTCCCAGGAATCGCAGGATGATCAAAGATCCGATATTGTGACAGAGAGCTGTGGGCACTTGCAGAATCACAAAGATGGCTAGAGTGACAATATAGATCCACATTCGACCGACAGCGGGATGTTCAGACAGAGGGGAGAAGACCACCGGTCCAATGCCGTAACCAAAGACGAAGACCGACAATGGAATCAGACCAGCCACCTGAGATATATGAAAGTCGGCCATAATCTCAGGAAGGGCAGGCGTGTAGATGGAAGAACCAATGTAGACGGAAAATGTCAGAATGAGAACCTGCGAGGAACTGATGGACTTCTTGACGGACGACCAGTTCTTGGGATTGTCCGGATCATCAGGTCCATACCAACCCACATACAGTTCTTCGGACTCCGAACCGGAACCCTTTTCCATGTTCCCTCCGTTTAAGATAGACGAACCGTCCGAAGTCTCGAGAGGTCTTTCATCGTGGTTCCCGCGGTTGCCGTCCACATCAATGCCGTCAAAAGCATCCTCTAGACCCCGCTCAACATcgtcgtgtttgtgtgtcgGTGGGCCGTACCAAAACTCCGTGGGAACTTGAAACCCTGCTCGTTCCTCGGGGTACGGAAACAAACGTCCCCTCGAGGCATAGTTCAATAGTTGGGTGAAAGCTGTGTCCATgaccaggaggagctgggtGTGCGTGCCAAGCTGCAAATGACTTCTATTGCATAGATGAAGAATGCACCGAACAATTGGAGCGACAGCCCGGGATACTTATAATCGCATCCTGATTCTATTATCATTACGGTTTCCCTCCAATCCCTCACCCAAACCCCTCGTAAAGGTGGCGGACACTCTATTGACCAGCCGCATAGAGAGATGAAATCTGAAAGCCTTGCAGGAAAACCGTTCCAATGAGGGAATTCAGGTAGCGGGTTTTGCAGAAAGAGATAAATGAATTTCAAAGAGACTTCACTACCACAGAAGCAAGGACATAGACGCACCCAAGACCGAGTACAGACGAAAATAAACCGAGCTGTGTATCGCAGATGAGCAAATACAGACTTGCTGACTATACACCATGCGCTgtgtcctccagagccgtTAATTCGATCTGAATGGCGAGTTGCAACTTCCACACCATGGAACAGCCCGCCAATCTGTATTCCCCGTCGTGCTAATGCGCCAAAAGGTGTTCCAGTGTTAtttgctctttttttctttctcccCTGTCCGCATCTCCTTTGCTCGGTTATATCCGCTAAAGACGCGCGGTTAAGGCCCAGTGCATGTCAGTTGCATATCCTGCATGCACTAACACCTTTTTAAAGTGCCCAGAACTTGAATTTCTGAGCCGCATGCAAGATTACAAAGATAGGGAAACCAACCCCTTCTCTTCAATCTGTAAAAGACACGACTTGATGACAAATAGTACACCTTCAAACCCCTATACTGCACTCTACGCTGCTTCGCCTACAGAAAGCTATTAGCATGACTTTTTTAGAATGGAGCTATGTACATGTTTTTTTCGATGGAGTTCCAGTACAACGTGCATGCCAACACACCAACACTTGCAGACACCTCCCCGGCGAGTCCCGGAGGAGACAAGTTCCAAAAATTCCCTGGCTAAGCAGCTACAGCAGTGTTCTCGCCAACAGGAGGCTGAACATCAGTATCGGAAGCAGACGCGCCAAGGTCTCGGCGGTCGCACCCGGTGATTTCTCCCCCTTGCTCTTGGGCCTTCTCCATAGCAATACGACGAGCTGACACCCAACCTCGGCCGGGGATAAACAGCCGCCGGTAGGGCTTCTTCTCACCGTCACCGCTAACACCGCCAACACCGCCAACACCGCCGTTGGAAGCATCGCCAATGCTGCCGCtgctctccttcttggagacaTTCTCCTCGAGCTTGAGCTGTAGTCCTCGACTCAGGGAGGCGTTGGGACTCTGCGGCGAACCCACGGACTCGATGTAATTATCGAGCCCACCAGCGCGCCGCTCCTCCTGCGTGACACCTCCCTCTTTGGGCTTCGAGGCCTTGCTAGCCTCGGTGCCATCAGTCTCAGAGGAATAGGTGGAAGTCAAAGGTGACAGCTCAATGGTGTGGGGCCGAGTGTTGGCTGTTCGCAAAGGAGCCAGGGGAGGTGGAGCAATATCTTGCACCTGTACATGGCTGGGGAGTGTGatggccttggcaatgttACGCTTGGCAACAGAGCTCCATTGCTCACGGCCCTCAGCACTCGCCAGATCGTACTCCCGGTCCCCAGCCTTGATGATGATCTTTTTGCTCTGCTGGGGCGTGCAGTTCACCACCAGCTTTGGGACAGACTGAGTGGCAGGTGACGGAGCTCCAGTGATGGTGGTAGGCACTGGAACCGCCGAGACGGGACGAGCAACCGGCTGGATAACCTCAGCGGTGGGCTCGACAACGGAAGTGACAACGGGACTGGCCACATTGTGCTTATCTGCCCACTCCATTTTCTCAAAAGAGCGCTTCTCCCCGTAAAATTCGATGGGAGCAGAGGTAGGGGTGGAGTTGGCATATGATCGTCCACCGGTGCGGTTCCAGGGCTTCCAGGGACGAGAATCGAGAGAGTAGTTTGACTCATTGAAGCGGGAGTCGTTTCGAGAATCAAAGGAACGAAAGTCCCCGCCACCGTTGCCGTGGCGGTAGTTTTCGTTGCCGCGCGGGTCTCGGGTGAGCTTGCCTCCACCACGATAAGGAGGAGCGCGCGGGTTGAAGTTGGAATTGGCCCGCTGAAGACTAGCAAGATTGTTCTCGAGAGCGGTGAGACGAGTTTTGATGGCTTCGATTGGGTGCGTTAACTTGTCTTCCATCTTGGACAACACGTTGGCGACCAATTGCTCCTTGTGTTTGTCGAGCACCCCGGTGGGTGACTGCGGCTGCTCTTTGGTGCTCTGGGCCACACGGGAGTTGAGCTCGTTGATGAGATAGTATGCTTCCTCGACGGACTCGGTGACGTCTTTGACGTCGTAATGGAGGTCCTTAATGGTGCCTCGACGCTTGGAGAGGAAGAAGGCAGTGtagagacacaaagacagCTGGAGCGTGCAGAGCACGACAAAGGCAACTTTGTGACCTGGGCTGGGGAGCAGCGATGTGGCTGTGGTCAGGGAAGACTCAGGGCTGAGGTTGGCCAGCGAGGCGATTTCGTTAATGCACTTGTTGATTTGTTGTTGCATGCCGGTGACATTGCTGTTGTCACGGAAGGCCTCTCTGAggcatctgtgttagtaacGGAGGGCGGATCAGTCGGAAGTGGCACAAAAGCAAAcagatactgtacactgaGGGAATGTGGGCGACCGATTGCCACAGCATATCCACTGTCGGTTCCGGGATCTCCTGTTCCACGACCAGAGTCTGTGGTTGAGACCGACGGTAGTACTCGTAGACAGCCACGAGGAGAAACGCCGAGAAGCCGACGGTGAAGTCGATCCACGTGACATGGGCCAGTGAAGAAGGCAGACTGCGCTGGGCCCACGCCTGCGCCACGGTTTTGCGGTTCCAGAGGACGGACATCATTTTTCGTGCGGACGTTGTTTGTGTTCTCGTTCTTCAGGGAGGCGTGGGTTGAGGGTGTTTGTGAGAGAGAAATAAAGTGGGGGTGCGAGCCAGCTTTTATATATACGTAAAGACTGAATAGcgacagacacagacagataTAAATAAGGGCAAGCCTAAGGCATGCCGTGTGCGTTGCGACTTTATGTTACCGACATGTTACAGGACATTGGACCGGTCGGAGACAGGTGTGAATGGACCTGTTGGGCACATGTGTCTCAAAGGGACTTGACTGTGTCAGTATGTGTACGAGCACCACAGTTGTGTTTCAATTCTTGTGTTTGTAGTTGTATCGTGTACTCGTATATAAATACTTTTGTTCTTTCTCAATCAGGTCTGTATATGTACaaacatactgtagatgtaTGCAGGATCACATACACTACACCAAAACACCCGCAGATATATACAACAGTGTTCGGATTTGGTAATCCCgttaatatatataactaCAGCTTGGAAACCGGACCAAAGGCTCGCTTGTCGAACTTGGTGACAGTGGGAATGTCTTCCTCCAACAGGAAACCCTCCTTgacgagcttcttggcagcgGCAGTAATCTGGGTGGCATAAGAGCTGGCAGAGTAACGTTCCTCTACACTTAGACGAGAGTCAATGAGTCGAGATCCATCATACCGTTCGGCTCGAGTGGTCTTGAAGGGTATGAATTCTCCCTCAAGGAAGGTCTGGATACCATTTCGAGCCACAGAGTGGCCTGAATATGTTCCCAGAGGAACCTGAATAGCAGGATGAACAACCCCACAGGTCTCGTTTCCATCAGAGTTGACGGGAGGGGTAAGTACGGGGTATGTTTCAACCACAGCAGGAACAAccacgtccttggagaCGGTTTCGATGATATGACAAGGCACGTTTCGAACGGAAGAGTAGGGAACCCCTTCAATATGAGGCCAGAGACGTTGAGCAACCGCCAGGGAAACAAGAGAATCGTCAGCCAAGGTGGGATACCGGGACATGGGAGGTAGTTTGATAGCATCCACCCAGTCAGCCATTGTCAATAGAGACGCCTTGAGAAAGGTGTTGTAGTGAAGAGTGACACCAGAGGAGCCCTTAGAGGACCGTTTTCCTGGAATGATGGGTTTGAAAAACGGAATGTGTTGCAATCCGGCCAGGAAGTAATGTCGTACGTTAtccagctcgtcaacaGGGGTCTTACCGTCGGTTTGGGTGGTACATAACCATCCGAATCCAGCACTCATATCGTTATCAGTATCAACATGGATGATTTTGGGCTGCAGTAGAGGTGGGTACTTGTGTAGAATACCGTCCGTCTTGCCCGTAATAGCGTCTGTGCTTGTGGCGTAAGCAAAAGGAAAGTTATTGTCTCCGATTCGCTTATTGAACTGTTGAGTGGATACAGCGCCAGCGTTGTTAAAAATCCCAGTAAAGTCGCCCCTTCGAGCTCCAGCAATGTAGTTGACAACTCCATCGAGCACCCTCAGGCCTCCCAGGTCGACGTTGAAGCCGTGGTAGAGAAAGGTCCGCAGAAAACGAGCACTTTGGGAGACTCCGAAAGCAACAACGTGTCGAGGCGAGATCACGTCAAACTTGCCGGACTTGACATACGAAAGCACATCTCTGTAAGCCACCAGGCCCAATCCAGACACTGTGGCGTCTGTGGCGAGGTAGTGGATGTCGAAAATGGCTGATTCAGGAACAGGGGTAGAAGACACGATCCTGACCTGACGCTTTCCCAAAACAatcactgctgctgcaggcAGTTCGACGCCCTTATCCTCTTCAAACCGACGCATAAACACCCTCACAGAGTCGTTATCTGCCAAATTGTAGTCTAGATCAATCAGACCATTCACAGGAAACGTTCGAGACGCTCCAAAAAACCGAGAAGCAGCATTCACCTCCTGACGAACATACCGCTGGATAGGTTTGCCATCCTTGGTTGCCACGGGAAACCGACTTCCCAGCTTGAAGCCCTTTCCAGCAGCCAAAGGTACATCATTCTGCCATCCGAGGTTGAGAACGGCATGACCAGCCTTCATAAGAGGCGCCAAATCCACAAATCCGCCCCGGCCCCGCTTGGCCTTGTTCATACCAGCCACCGTCGTGTTGGCAGCGTCTTCATCAATCGATCCTGTGCCTCGATTGGGCACCTCGGCAAAAAGTGTACCTGAAAAGTGTGATTTCGGAACCAGTAACCGAGCATCTACCGAGTACTCCACGGCC
Encoded here:
- a CDS encoding uncharacterized protein (Compare to YALI0C07744g, no similarity), giving the protein MQQQINKCINEIASLANLSPESSLTTATSLLPSPGHKVAFVVLCTLQLSLCLYTAFFLSKRRGTIKDLHYDVKDVTESVEEAYYLINELNSRVAQSTKEQPQSPTGVLDKHKEQLVANVLSKMEDKLTHPIEAIKTRLTALENNLASLQRANSNFNPRAPPYRGGGKLTRDPRGNENYRHGNGGGDFRSFDSRNDSRFNESNYSLDSRPWKPWNRTGGRSYANSTPTSAPIEFYGEKRSFEKMEWADKHNVASPVVTSVVEPTAEVIQPVARPVSAVPVPTTITGAPSPATQSVPKLVVNCTPQQSKKIIIKAGDREYDLASAEGREQWSSVAKRNIAKAITLPSHVQVQDIAPPPLAPLRTANTRPHTIELSPLTSTYSSETDGTEASKASKPKEGGVTQEERRAGGLDNYIESVGSPQSPNASLSRGLQLKLEENVSKKESSGSIGDASNGGVGGVGGVSGDGEKKPYRRLFIPGRGWVSARRIAMEKAQEQGGEITGCDRRDLGASASDTDVQPPVGENTAVAA
- a CDS encoding uncharacterized protein (Compare to YALI0C07722g, weakly similar to uniprot|P38124 Saccharomyces cerevisiae YBR008c FLR1 fluconazole resistance protein) encodes the protein MDTAFTQLLNYASRGRLFPYPEERAGFQVPTEFWYGPPTHKHDDVERGLEDAFDGIDVDGNRGNHDERPLETSDGSSILNGGNMEKGSGSESEELYVGWYGPDDPDNPKNWSSVKKSISSSQVLILTFSVYIGSSIYTPALPEIMADFHISQVAGLIPLSVFVFGYGIGPVVFSPLSEHPAVGRMWIYIVTLAIFVILQVPTALCHNIGSLIILRFLGGIFSSPALATSGATFGDMYEIAYIPFALALWAISSICGPVFGPVLGGVFAQVKGWKWTFWVLAMISGLCLVVLFFFFPETSEGNILHRRARRLHKLTGKKYTTAARQEWASKKLSTVAYDILLRPILITFTEPVVFALGLYIALLYSTLYSWFEAFPIVFTETHRFNTIESGLAYLGLIVGGFVGVAMYLPIIYNKFTRPVLKGNFPPVSMFMKLCLIGSTIFPASLFFFAWTAHKSIHWIVPIIASGLCIIGMLFIFQTVFNYLSGSYPKYIASVFAGNGLFRAFVAGGFPLFAHQMFTTLGPSKFPVGWGTTLVGCIGVLMGLIPLVLIKWGDKLQSSSRWA
- a CDS encoding uncharacterized protein (Compare to YALI0C07777g, no similarity), with amino-acid sequence MKVTEIRKRQFEGNNYTVHDLVITGTCSPETDTLEGLDSEAVEYSVDARLLVPKSHFSGTLFAEVPNRGTGSIDEDAANTTVAGMNKAKRGRGGFVDLAPLMKAGHAVLNLGWQNDVPLAAGKGFKLGSRFPVATKDGKPIQRYVRQEVNAASRFFGASRTFPVNGLIDLDYNLADNDSVRVFMRRFEEDKGVELPAAAVIVLGKRQVRIVSSTPVPESAIFDIHYLATDATVSGLGLVAYRDVLSYVKSGKFDVISPRHVVAFGVSQSARFLRTFLYHGFNVDLGGLRVLDGVVNYIAGARRGDFTGIFNNAGAVSTQQFNKRIGDNNFPFAYATSTDAITGKTDGILHKYPPLLQPKIIHVDTDNDMSAGFGWLCTTQTDGKTPVDELDNVRHYFLAGLQHIPFFKPIIPGKRSSKGSSGVTLHYNTFLKASLLTMADWVDAIKLPPMSRYPTLADDSLVSLAVAQRLWPHIEGVPYSSVRNVPCHIIETVSKDVVVPAVVETYPVLTPPVNSDGNETCGVVHPAIQVPLGTYSGHSVARNGIQTFLEGEFIPFKTTRAERYDGSRLIDSRLSVEERYSASSYATQITAAAKKLVKEGFLLEEDIPTVTKFDKRAFGPVSKL
- a CDS encoding uncharacterized protein (Compare to YALI0C07700g, similar to Saccharomyces cerevisiae YHL010C; ancestral locus Anc_2.542, similar to KLLA0F25740g Kluyveromyces lactis IPF 168.1), whose protein sequence is MYTLELDFDPRSSFSDWRVSSVTISGFDNDTGKSMDAVKGEYFGKGVVRLFRGGNNNASSSTEVEEVSPVPSLIVAILAVPSYMTASDFLGFISLHSCEKDISHIRVIKSSREVNRNMVLLKFRMVERAQDFVDKYSGKVFNSMDPETCLCVFIHDISVGGEVSNNTSVVGADNFPYLLLDPFTNGFSKGKPLPPPTPDLRELPTCPVCLERMDSDITGLATILCEHTFHCHCLSKWAGGNCPVCRYSGRKSSVGNSAAPPGACTTCGGTENTWICLICGNIGCGRYALGHAHSHFDQTGHGYAMEMSTQRVWDYVSDGYVHRLIQSDVGKLVELDESSSSSNSKFVYSDDGKKSGDVEQLALEYTALLTSQLDSQREYYEALFADSAKKVEEMRLEVHREKERVKKELEAKKEVAKLDDSLMSENERLRKELAKCQSDSEKLSQLSKTFRQSLQDEKAISGAMMAKVKKLQTDKMAKEAQIKDLEEQLRDVMFFLEARDKLKDADEDVKEGTLVMKKKNKKK